A genomic window from Silene latifolia isolate original U9 population chromosome 11, ASM4854445v1, whole genome shotgun sequence includes:
- the LOC141612112 gene encoding uncharacterized protein LOC141612112, translating to MEQCSPFGWIYCNEDEGMMMSDMRHYIVQSRMELEATIFAAQEEMMRKEEELLHMKDLLMSTINERDEAQCKLHNVMLEKLLLQQQLLEQQKQPQIPKKLTNCLSSSSSESEDSSIITSSPRTTTTGLVLQPQPQQLPTLPPQIVEKLATSCRPLPEKGKLLKAVMEAGPLLQTLLLAGPLPQWQHPPPQLDSIEIPPITINTTSIINSPRKRGLDNFDCSMISSPKYQRVV from the exons ATGGAGCAATGTAGCCCCTTTGGTTGGATTTATTGCAATGAAGATGAG GGTATGATGATGAGTGACATGAGACACTATATTGTACAATCAAGAATGGAGTTGGAGGCCACCATTTTTGCTGCTCAAGAAGAAATGATGAGGAAAGAAGAGGAGTTACTACACATGAAAGATCTCTTAATGTCAACCATTAATGAAAGAGATGAAGCTCAATGTAAACTCCATAATGTAATGCTAGAAAAATTACTTCTTCAACAACAATTATTAGAGCAACAAAAACAACCACAAATACCAAAAAAATTAACTAATTGTCTTTCTTCATCCTCATCAGAGAGTGAGGATAGTAGCATCATTACATCCTCGCCGCGTACCACCACCACCGGTCTAGTTttacaaccacaaccacaacaacTACCCACATTGCCACCCCAAATTGTCGAAAAATTAGCGACAAGTTGTCGCCCATTGCCGGAGAAGGGGAAGCTTTTGAAAGCTGTTATGGAGGCAGGGCCACTTCTTCAAACACTCCTTTTAGCTGGACCTTTACCACAATGGCAACACCCACCTCCTCAACTTGACTCCATTGAAATTCCACCAATTACTATTAATACTACTTCAATTATTAATTCACCTAGGAAAAGGGGTTTGGATAATTTTGATTGCTCTATGATTTCTTCCCCTAAGTATCAAAGGgttgtttag